The genomic window gatgagaaaattaacatttttaggtgagatatccctttaaattcaaaCTAGTGTAAATGTAAACCttggtttctttttgttttacagGAGTAACTGGCATTATCTGTCTGCATTCAATTCCAATTTAACTGCATTGAACCCCTCTCACTGCCAAACTGGATCTCAGCCAGCCCTCCCGGAAGAATAGCTGCCAGCTGACATGTCACATGCCCCATAGCCCTTCGACCAGCCACAGTCCCTCATCTGTCTGCCGCTTCCACAGCCAGGGCCCTTGCTTTCCGCAGCAGTACGCCAACCCATACCTCAATGTCTATGAGCCTCTGCATGGAGCTGTTGGGGGATACAGGTGCTTTCGAATGCATACTGGTCATACAATCACTTTGTGACACATCAATATCATCAAACCTCATAGTTTTGATGTTATTGATATGTCCCTATATTTGATTTGTGCTGTGTTTAGAGGAGTTGATTGAAGATTTGGTTTGATTTAAGAGTGAATAACGAGTGTGGTCAGCTTGTGAGGCACCAAGTGGGGCACCTTACCCATATCAACCTTAACAGAATGATTAAGGATAGTGGGGTCAGTGGGTTTATTATTACCAACAGTTTTCAGTCTTCGCCTTAATGTGACTAACTTATTACTGCAACTTATAATGTCACATAGTCACTGTATGTTAGTTTGGTTAAATTATCTTTaatgttaaatattattatcaccTCATTACATAAAATGTCTTGCTCATGTACTGTACCTTTAAACAGACATTTAGACAaaataacctttatttttaaatagaaagtGCATAAATCATATGTCATGGATATCATTTAGAGTGTGAATATTGATCACAACTCTGAAATCTGActttgtgtgtaatttctgtgctactagAGTCACCAATATTTATTTGCTAAGTTTGAAATCAAATATTACCATACTATTTGTACTATTTATGCAGTATATAGATACAGATATGATCTTCCAAACATAGGCATTAAAAATGTGTCCTGAGCATTACCCACCACAAACGCATGCCATTTGTTGAGCCAGTGTTACTGTGTCTGGCTGTTTGGGGATgctcagaaaaaaaaactgtgttgaaagtgccacagtgtttacacttttcggaGGATCAGCCCACAAATTATTTAGCTATGGTTGTCTATGCATATTAACCTGGaaaaggaaaaagtattttagcataCAAAAGTTACACTCTTCTTTATGCGATAAGCAACCAAAtcaaaatttgattaaaaaaaaagagaataagaaatgaaataaaataaaataaaaaagacgattaaaaagaaaaaaaaacatacagaggAACCAAATGAAAAACTCACAAATTGAAAGGATTGACAAATTAATAGTTTTAGACTTATACAAGTAAAGCAAATGTGTGTCATCAAGAATAGACAACAGATTCAAATTTTATATTTGACCTATCACACTTTTAATGGCCTCTTCTCACACATTACATAATAGTGCACTTTTCTTCAGCCTTGGATTTTATCTCCACAATTGTGGCCTGAGCTTTTTCTTTCAGCTGCTCCATGTCCATATTTTGAAGATTCTGCATCTGATCCATTATAGAGCCCTTTTCCTCTTCCTGTGGGGCCTCGCCATCTATCATCTTTATCAGTTCCTCTGGAATATCAACGTCATCTCCAGCTTGCTGGAGCATGATCTCATCCTGTTCACTCTGTCAATCAATCAAATATTGTTTGTTAAAATCCATTAGCATTTCTTTGCTCTTATACAGTATAGACCCACaaattggacacttaagccacacttgaaAACATGAATGTCTGTGCTTTGAATGtgttataacaaaatatcaaaccatgtatatatatgtatgtatataaaccattttaaagaaagatggttaataaataaaaattgccaAGAAAAATGATGTCacttgcagatgccacttgctttgatatttaggATCGAATGcagtgacattcagacattttaagtgtgaattaaagggatagttcacctcaaaattttaattctctcataatttactcacttttattCCATCATGGATGAGTTTAACTATCTTAAttttgcggaacacaaaaggaggtttttagaagaatatttgccagaatggtggccagaactttgaagatctaaaaatcacataaaagcagcataaaaacaatacataaGACACAATAAGTTAaaatcatgtcttctgaagtgatatgataggtgtgagtgagaaacagataaatatttaagtccttttttaccataaattctcctccatgctcagtaggtggcgatatgcataacTAATGCAAtttgccaaaaatgaaaaatgaaatagtaaaaagggacttaaaatTGTATCTCTATCGCACaaaaagtgattgcattgcttctgaagacagatttaaccactggaattgtatggattacttttatgctgcatttatgtgctttcagAACCTTCAAAGAACACCTACATTGAATGCATCTACAGAGCCatgatattctactaaaaatctttgtttgtgttctgcagatgaacgAAAGCCATACAAATATGTATTGGcactagggtgagtaaataatgagaacattttcatttatgggtgaactatccctttaactgtccAAAAGTAGTCAAATACTTTTTAGGGTCACTGTATGTATTGATCATAGTATATTCAGAACTACAGCCATGGTGTGAGGGAAAACCTCAAGGATGATTTGAAAACACTGACCTTCATAAATACCTTTGGCAGTAGGTGATCTTGCTCTATTTAGCTTAATTACATTGGCCTTTAAGATAATGAGAACGAACAGCATGCACTTTTAAAACCCAAGGATGTAACCACACATTCAGGATTGGGGCTGGGGGGGACCAAGTGTAATAATTATGAATTGCTATTCTAACTTTCCATGTCAATGAATCTTACTGAAACAGATGCTTAATTATCATGAAATCATTATAGAATCACACTAATTAAAACACATGCTTTTGAAAGCTCAAGTCCGACAGACTCAGCAGAACTGTGGGAGGTTAAGCCACTATGTTATGACTTAATCTCTTGCCACAATCTCTCCAGCATTCCAGGTGCTGACCTCACGCACTGGCAGGTTTCGCATGCATCTTTACGAACTGATGCTATTTATGTGCTGCTTAAACACCATCAGTCAGGGACAGAAATAACTAACTTAAGCATCATAGTACTAACTAACAGTAATTCCCTTGAAAGTACTCTCACCTTTGGAAGTCGATATTTGTCTCTTAAACACGTCCTCAGACAAGCCCTCTCTGCCTTTCTTCCAGCAAATTCTGCATCTCTCTccatcctttttattttttattttattttattttttttacaaacaagcAGGTGATATACAAAAGATGAGAAAAGAAAATGAATTTAGAACAGAAAATTGACTGGCTTATAAAACCATCAGCAATCAAGAATTTTaagattataaaatatatattaattaaaaaacaaatgtaaaaaaaaacataatatcagTGCATATAACATAATAGGAGATATCATTTCCTTTTATCTCCACTTAtattatttaaagaaaacattttacacaacatatttaaaagtttaaacgTGTGTTTGGTGGGGAATCGTTAGCTTTATGTTTTAAAATGGCTGGCTGTGGAAAATAGCTGTTGcaaataagtgttttatttctATCCGCACAATTTACAAAGCATTGCTTATTATATAGCAGTGTATTGTCACTCACAAAATAACATACTGCAATGAACACTGAGACAagaactttattatttattattgtactTTATTAAGTAACTATATTATactgcattatactgtatattttactttCACAGGTTTTTTAGTAGTTAATTTGAATGTATGAGATTTAAGCTTACTTCTCTTCCACCACCTGCTTCTGGTATTCCTCATATTCCTCTCTAGACATTCCATCATGTGCCATTTTGCAAGTTGTTCCTGCTTCTTCAATTGGCTGATCACAATGAATGCAAAAGATGATCTTTTCAGCAGAAAGAAATTCTACTCTTTTTCACTGAATCTTCTTTCTAGCAACAGGATTGGTCTATCAGAGTAAATCCAATGATAGGCTTTACAGCATGACAACCCCGCAGACAAGTTGCATCACCAAGAACATCCTAACAATGATCCAGGCCAAAAAAGGGTGACTATTTTCTGCCAAATTTCATGAGCTTCTCTGAGCCCTCCATTCTCTTTATCACAGGATATGTTAGTTGAACATTTGGTTATAGACAGTCAAAGTATTTTATGGGAGATTTTCAGGAAAGGATGCCATTTGTGccagaacatttttattattattaaaattattattattattgtatcattTAATTTGTAAAGGTAGGGGGATACATCCCTTCCCCTTCAGACAAGTTGTCAACCATTGGTTTTTAAACATGATTCTTGTCGTCCTAAATATGTGGTTACAACTATGCCAGGTAGCAATTTCTCAAGTGCTTCATTATTTCAGTCCTGTCAAAGTAAGTTAGGAGTTTACATACAGTGGCAAGACAGTGTGTGTGAACCCTATGAATTATCTGTTTTTctggattaaagggatagttcacccaacatttttaaattctctcatatttactcaccctcatgccatcccagatgtgtatgaatttctttcttcagatgaacacaaatgaaggtttttagaagaatatttcagctctgtaggtccatacaatgcaagtgaatggtgaccagaactccaaatgTTCCAAAAAattagataaagtcagcataaaaataatctataagactccagtggttaaatcaatgtcttctgaagtgatccagttgtaACCCCTTTTTCACAGTAACATCCTGacagcagtcttcttggcgatttcaagctcagttacacttcctatagcaccatgtAGCACTCTACATaagtgtcaagcactaggaagtgtaatcaagcttaaaattatGACTGTGCCTAGAGAATGCAATGACAAGATTTAAAGAGAAAAAGGAGTCAGGCATGTGCAGTGGGCTTTGGCACTGGGCAAGCATCGAAGATTTTTAATATGGGGACAAGTAAAGCTGCGCgtaagtaaagacactgactactacccctggagtcacaagcttcaatccagggtgtgctgagtgactccagccaggtctcctaagcaaccaaattggcccggttgctagggagtgtagagttgcatggggtaacctcctcgtggtcgctataatgtggttctcgctctgtcatgtggtgagttgtgagtggatgccgctGTGAATAGCATGGCCCGCCACAAGCGCTACATCTCTGcggcaatgcgctcaacaagccacatgataagatacacCGATTGACGGACTCAGAAGCAGAAGGAAATTAGATTtgtcctccgctacccggattgaggcaagtcactacgccaccacgaggacttcaggcgcattgggaattgggcattccaaattgtggagaaaataaaaaaatatataaaaagatgcTGGTATAACGcccaataaatgttttattttgcacattggaGAAGAGCATCAGGAttagaaaataatgttttgtcaatAAACTAAGGCTTTTTCAGATAAAAACATAAGTACATATAAGCTGTGACTTGCACAGAACGGGGGTAGCAGGGGCGTGAgccctttcattcacaaatctaaaggtgcccttctggtcctccctatgccctactcactccaaagtacagagcccttgaagtgggtactctgaagggaaCACTTCATCTTGTGGAAGGGCTCATTCATTTACTTTTGAGggagcaaaaatgtaattgtaaaatgtaaaagtggCATCATGGAGcatcagatgttttttttattctgtttgtgtttcatgaagttacaagtGAAATGCGACAGAAGATATCTGTTTAGCCTACACCATATAAACTCTAAAAGCTTTTTTTCTCCAGGCCATTACTTGATATTGTACTATACTTGTGGAGTGGGATGtggttgtgtgtctgtcagtggggaGAGAGGTAGTGGTAagagccatcacctggtgattattgactctaaacacctgtgtctcatttcagtgaCGGCGGAGATGGGAGAGAGAGTccaagatgcacacacacacacacacacacacgtgcccgAAGCTGTATGCTGAAAAGCCCCTTGAATAATTTAACTACTGGGTTTATGTTGTCTGTTATCATTGAAGCTGTGTGTGCAAACTGAAAGACTAGCTGGAAGGTATATTTTGAGGTAAATCCTTAGAATAAAAGTAGACTTTTCCTTTTCCTCCTTTAAACTGAGAATGttacactggtgcagaaaccTGGGATTGGGAAGACTAGCTGCCATGGACACCTCACCGCTGGGTGAAGTCATCTATGCCCTGGCTAGTATCCAGGAGACTCACCACCAAGCTCTCCTCACCCAGGAGTGGCACTTCCAGGAACTCCTCCAAGCACAACAGAGCCTTACGGAGCTTGTTAGCTCTAGGGGGGTCCTCCACCGTGGCCCCGGAAGCAGCGATGAAGCTGTACCTTGTGCTCACAAAGATGGGGCCCCAGGATGATCTGATTCATGAGCCTGATTGAGCAGTTCGCCAGCACCTCCGTCTGGCTATGAACTCAATGGGCCCTTCACCTGCTGCTTTCTGGGGAGGCCCAGCTCTCGGCACACCAACTACCCACTGATGTCTGCCTGGACTACACGAAATTGAAGACAGCTGTCCTAAAATGGGTGGGCCGCACACCAGAACAACACCGCCAGCGGTTCCGCTCCCTCACACTAAGCAAAGCTGGCTGCCCATTCACTTTTGCCCAGCAGCACCACGATGCCTGCCGGAAGTGGGTGCTAGACTTGGAAGGCTGCAACGTGGCAAATGACATTGATCTaatggtgctggagcagtttacTGTTCACCTGCCCCAAGGAAccgcggaatgggtccagtgccatcgccccacATCAGTGGATGACGCCGTCCAGCTGGCCAAAGCCCACATGGCGGCCCAGAAGTCAATGTAGAACTGCAGAGACCCAGAAGCTGGGACTCTGTTGGAGTTGCAGGGAGCCAGGACACGTCCAAGATCGGTGTCCAGTAATAGAGGTGAGGAAGTCGGTCTGGGTCCATGACAAGCCCGAGGACTATCGAGGACTTGAGGTTGAGTTCTGTGAAGTTGGAGAAGATTCTTCTCAGGGAGAGATGAAAGAGGACTCTCGGTGTTTAGAAGATGATGCTCAGACTCAATTGGTGCTCACATACAACAATTTTGCGATTAgcggttctcactctcaatggggtgcgtggtaaaatgtgcatggatcgtggagagtaacaGCATTAGTTTGGTACTATCAGTTTAGCTGACCAATCACGGGGGTTTTAAAAGTTACAGGTCCAGTGAAATAATGTGTTGTTTCCGATCGGCACAATGATTTGACCGTATGTTTGTGTggagtaaataatcatatttcataagttaCGGAAACGGAACaattctaatttgtcagcaaattaaaaagcaccaagagttggttatattgcctttatgcattgtaaagtctttaAAACGACACCAATTTTGTGTTATTGAGGCGAGTAGTTAACTATACATACGCGCtactctttaaaataaataaataatagcagTAAAAATCAGTGCCCTTTTTTATCCTTTTGCCTCTGTCCCTGCTGAGGTCTGAGCACGCCACTGCATATAAGCAAGCAATATGAATAAAGATTATGTGGGGGTGAGCGGAGTTGGATAGCAGAAAGTGGGGAAAATTTAATTCTCCCCATTATTTGTTCATCTTGTGATGTTCTTTTACACATGCACATTTCTAATTTAGCCTACCTTTGTTTAGATTTCCTTTTTATTATGCtggataatacattttacagaatgtcacTTTATGTCCCTTGGTTGCTTTTTTACAGAGACAACCCCCTCCCCGGAGTTTAATCGTGCAATTACAACATGGAGATGTGTCCAAAGATAGCCCAACATATAACCCTTATTAGACAGTACCAGTATGCATTTAACATCAACAGCATAATAAATGATAAAGTAATAAGAATTGCTGAATTTActagaaataaaaatacaaaccatAGCTTAATGAAAAACTTTGTTTTGCTGATCAGGCTACAATTTCTCAGCATACAGGAAAAAATGATGCCATTATTGAAGAATTTGCAATCCTGACACCCCAATATATAGACCTAAATTGGTTACCAAATAACCTCCCCTTCATTACTGACTATTGGACAAAAGATGATTAAGAAACTGCAATCTTGGAAGAAactgtaaataaaacaatgagcAGTTTGTCCTTAAAAAGACTTAAGTATGTGAAGTTTATTGAAGAAAGtcattaatgtttaatttatacagtaactataaaatatcaaaatacagtggaatgcaaatgtttaatagtaaaaatgctattttgtactcttttataattaaatacaGATATTTTCATAACATTTACAAATTATCGATTTCTGGGTAATTTGTTTTAGTGaccaaatatgcaaaaatgtatgtaactgaCCATGATAACtgctttgtacaaaaggtcagatttttttTCTATCCTTAAAGTTGCTCTTTGGGACATTTTCAAATCATGccggataacatggatcatcaggttttgcacaaacttgtgaagtTCATGTCAGTTtgagtgcatgctgccattaAATCTAAAGAGGGACATACTAAGACATTTtgaaattcatgtacatttctTAGCCTTTTTCTTGTATTATGttgatataatatacagtatttttttgtattacattacAAGAGTGCAAAATGtaagcattttcattttcaaacccTATTGAATGtactaaacattaaaataatacaaaacatgaaGTAAA from Xyrauchen texanus isolate HMW12.3.18 chromosome 3, RBS_HiC_50CHRs, whole genome shotgun sequence includes these protein-coding regions:
- the cplx4b gene encoding complexin-4b, producing the protein MAHDGMSREEYEEYQKQVVEEKMERDAEFAGRKAERACLRTCLRDKYRLPKSEQDEIMLQQAGDDVDIPEELIKMIDGEAPQEEEKGSIMDQMQNLQNMDMEQLKEKAQATIVEIKSKAEEKCTIM